In the Paenibacillus pabuli genome, one interval contains:
- a CDS encoding energy-coupling factor transporter transmembrane component T family protein, which yields MQLSFPHRETWLHAVNPGLKVIFLTLMFVFVILIHNLNIMINVAAVMLLLLCWTGHPWHRLLLYASPFLLIFISTSTGMMMFGKGETTWFRYGLIHITEESFYRGLHLGFRSLSMAAAGLLFGLTTRPVRLFYSLMQQWRLPPKYAYSFLAAMRMIPILLDEFQTLRYAIRIRGTQQRVSHWNVYATLKRYAIPLLAQSIRRAERMAIAMEAKGFADGASRTYYIQIGYSRADLCFVIYFIASLTTAYTLGCEFPYYSAMLDVR from the coding sequence ATGCAGCTTTCGTTTCCTCATCGTGAAACCTGGCTGCACGCCGTGAATCCGGGCCTTAAAGTTATTTTTCTGACCCTGATGTTTGTCTTCGTTATTCTTATTCACAATCTGAACATTATGATCAATGTAGCTGCTGTAATGCTTCTGTTACTATGCTGGACGGGTCACCCGTGGCATCGGTTGCTGCTCTATGCGTCGCCTTTTCTATTGATATTTATCTCCACTTCGACAGGCATGATGATGTTTGGCAAAGGCGAGACGACGTGGTTCAGATATGGACTGATACATATCACGGAAGAGAGCTTCTATCGCGGGCTGCACCTGGGGTTCCGTTCCCTGAGCATGGCGGCTGCGGGATTATTGTTTGGGCTGACCACCCGCCCGGTTCGTCTATTCTATTCACTCATGCAGCAATGGCGTCTGCCGCCCAAGTATGCCTATAGCTTTTTGGCCGCCATGCGCATGATTCCCATTCTGCTGGACGAATTCCAGACACTGCGTTATGCAATCCGCATTCGCGGCACGCAGCAGCGTGTCTCGCACTGGAATGTATACGCGACATTGAAGCGATATGCCATTCCCCTGCTCGCGCAGAGCATCCGGCGTGCAGAGCGCATGGCCATCGCCATGGAAGCAAAAGGATTCGCAGATGGCGCAAGCCGGACATATTACATCCAGATCGGGTATTCCAGGGCAGATCTGTGTTTTGTAATTTATTTTATCGCATCCCTTACTACGGCTTACACGCTAGGCTGTGAATTCCCTTATTACTCGGCAATGCTGGATGTCAGATGA
- a CDS encoding ABC transporter ATP-binding protein has protein sequence MNGEGSSQAVGVTNLRCKFPGEQDLVFQGLSLSVRKGEKVLLLGPSGSGKSTLLQILSGLIPRSVEIPMKCDEIQVPIQPGIVFQDPDTQFCMSYTDEEIAFVLENRNIPRDRMPVLIQHYLELVGLSFEHNRALIQSMSQGMKQRLAIASVLAMEPDVLFLDEPTALLDDVGTTQVWDTVKQVAQDRTLIIVEHKINEVVDVVDRIIVLSPEGKIVADGQADQVFANERNMLREYGIWYPGVWEEVGAGKMEAKQQFSQDVFKHVTFGSGNRAEVEEDDSRESGLAHPALELRQFAGSRGKTPVVQIDQAEVFHGDWVGIVGANGAGKSSLLLSLMNILKTTGHYRVEGQQPGKTRELADRIAFVFQNPEFQFVTNSVLDEVEFSLLGGELTAEERRSRTIDMLEQFGLRELSERHPYQLSMGQKRRLSVASALVRRQRILLLDEPTFGQDARNTFAMLGQLERLRREGTAIVMVTHDQEIVNRYCTKVWTVVEGRVTHAAFVSSS, from the coding sequence ATGAACGGAGAAGGGAGTTCGCAGGCGGTAGGCGTTACCAATCTAAGATGCAAGTTCCCGGGAGAGCAGGACCTGGTATTCCAGGGCTTGTCTCTCTCCGTGCGTAAAGGGGAAAAAGTGCTGCTGCTTGGTCCAAGTGGTTCAGGCAAGTCCACGCTGCTGCAAATTTTGAGCGGCCTGATTCCGCGGTCCGTGGAAATTCCGATGAAATGCGATGAGATCCAGGTGCCGATCCAGCCGGGCATTGTGTTTCAGGACCCGGATACCCAATTCTGCATGTCCTATACGGATGAAGAGATTGCTTTTGTACTTGAAAATCGGAATATCCCCCGAGATCGGATGCCTGTGCTGATTCAACATTATTTAGAATTGGTTGGGCTTTCTTTTGAACATAATCGTGCATTGATTCAATCGATGTCCCAGGGGATGAAGCAGCGCCTTGCAATTGCCTCCGTCCTTGCCATGGAGCCGGATGTCCTGTTTCTGGATGAACCAACTGCACTGCTCGATGATGTGGGAACCACACAGGTGTGGGATACGGTGAAGCAGGTTGCACAAGACAGGACGCTCATTATCGTGGAACACAAAATTAATGAAGTTGTGGACGTGGTTGACCGAATTATCGTGCTGTCGCCCGAAGGGAAGATTGTGGCGGACGGACAGGCGGATCAGGTGTTTGCGAATGAGCGGAATATGCTCAGAGAGTATGGCATCTGGTATCCGGGAGTATGGGAAGAAGTTGGAGCCGGGAAGATGGAAGCGAAGCAGCAATTTTCTCAAGATGTCTTTAAGCATGTGACCTTCGGATCCGGCAATCGCGCAGAAGTCGAAGAGGATGATTCCAGAGAATCAGGTTTAGCCCATCCAGCACTCGAATTGAGGCAATTCGCAGGATCGCGAGGGAAGACGCCGGTTGTACAGATTGATCAAGCTGAGGTATTTCACGGGGATTGGGTAGGAATCGTTGGAGCTAATGGTGCTGGAAAAAGTTCATTATTGCTTTCCTTGATGAATATCCTGAAAACGACGGGTCATTATCGTGTTGAAGGACAACAGCCCGGTAAGACCAGAGAGCTGGCTGACCGCATTGCATTCGTGTTTCAGAATCCGGAGTTTCAATTTGTTACGAATTCGGTTTTGGATGAGGTGGAATTTTCCTTGCTCGGCGGAGAGCTTACTGCGGAAGAACGTAGGTCCAGGACCATCGATATGCTGGAGCAGTTTGGACTTAGGGAGCTGTCGGAGCGACATCCGTATCAATTGTCGATGGGACAGAAACGCCGTCTGAGCGTAGCTTCCGCTCTGGTTCGCAGACAGCGGATATTGCTGCTGGATGAGCCCACATTCGGGCAGGACGCACGCAATACGTTTGCCATGCTGGGACAACTGGAGCGCCTGCGTCGTGAGGGAACGGCCATTGTCATGGTCACACATGATCAGGAAATCGTGAACAGATATTGTACTAAAGTGTGGACCGTAGTAGAGGGGAGGGTCACGCATGCAGCTTTCGTTTCCTCATCGTGA
- a CDS encoding PQQ-binding-like beta-propeller repeat protein: MKTGGNWRKRGYRWITITGVAAVMVTGYMLLDLNVAAREGQVPEPVTQALSTSITYKAGETVTLGKGLPVYAQTVDHKVPVDLMRISTHTSGGEKMKVQTVRGEWIKLNHDEFGNFWVPGWYVSKESQTLKRLVPQNFTLRTGSKLYLYPGSQTSWPSGASLTDHALIVAATKDWYGVSVAPRTWNKESNVYRPAIIWVRAKDVQQHVNVADGWFGNQASMSTTDVRHLTDILLNKSTTSKQAAQWLGEPDWKEHSQNLNETNVTMSIGQTWRYEREDAQFLVTFSKTGRLLQTRWNIPVDDRNNVVPSDWNFSRSDDDQFTTKIVGKTLPSTLPWKSTWTNQGKLNYPFLQAATEDVLLMKGDDGGFSGMHYDKSVYALDRHTGKNLWEIHAGYGALQAQVDTKREGVTLFTSYTPGDQEYKDRIRHIKLSDGKVQWEYKPGSKLSLRGITAAEHVVVVDSPVAEGSSQGRITVLNSSNGKTLWTKKLSAGYQLFNQTADDPHVMYWEKNQLIAADPLSGRTVWSIKTGKPTVDHIENDPYFDGITRLDPFTKAQPERWMLLGDQWVLVDLNSGKKLAHFQARNGQRFEVLNDGMLLIRENKQGDHYGDYFDFTTTLYDARNDKKVWTLNDKVERGLVEGDQIVVIKNGYPAALDYNTGKTRWDAQHTISSLKYPTNQGSYLTIHDQLLLPMGDDLLVMNKEDGTLVGRVYDVVMGSPEHRDRDAKNGTMNRVGDEIYIGSSNGRFSLYLANDLITDISR, translated from the coding sequence GTGAAGACAGGCGGGAACTGGCGCAAAAGGGGTTACAGATGGATCACCATTACGGGAGTAGCTGCTGTGATGGTTACAGGATACATGCTGCTGGATCTGAATGTGGCTGCCCGTGAAGGCCAAGTGCCGGAACCAGTTACACAAGCCCTATCGACATCAATAACCTATAAAGCCGGAGAAACCGTTACTTTGGGAAAAGGACTGCCTGTGTATGCCCAAACGGTTGATCACAAGGTTCCCGTTGATCTGATGAGAATATCCACGCATACCTCCGGCGGGGAAAAGATGAAAGTACAGACTGTTCGCGGAGAATGGATCAAATTGAATCATGACGAGTTCGGGAATTTCTGGGTACCCGGATGGTACGTATCCAAGGAAAGCCAAACGCTGAAAAGGTTGGTTCCGCAGAACTTTACACTCCGGACGGGCAGTAAGCTGTATCTGTATCCTGGAAGCCAGACAAGCTGGCCTTCTGGGGCTTCTCTAACGGATCATGCACTAATCGTGGCAGCGACGAAGGATTGGTATGGCGTCTCCGTTGCCCCTCGGACCTGGAACAAAGAGTCGAACGTATACCGTCCAGCGATCATCTGGGTTAGGGCGAAGGACGTGCAGCAGCACGTGAACGTAGCGGACGGCTGGTTCGGGAATCAGGCTTCCATGTCTACAACAGATGTGCGTCATCTGACGGATATCTTATTAAATAAAAGCACTACTTCGAAACAAGCTGCCCAGTGGCTTGGCGAGCCGGATTGGAAAGAGCATTCCCAGAATCTGAATGAAACCAATGTTACCATGAGCATTGGACAGACCTGGCGGTATGAGCGGGAAGATGCACAGTTTCTGGTAACGTTCAGCAAGACGGGAAGGCTCCTGCAAACACGCTGGAACATCCCGGTGGATGATCGTAATAATGTGGTCCCATCGGATTGGAATTTCAGTCGTTCGGACGACGATCAGTTCACAACCAAAATTGTTGGCAAAACACTGCCTTCAACGTTACCGTGGAAATCAACATGGACCAATCAGGGAAAGCTGAATTATCCCTTTTTGCAGGCAGCAACAGAGGATGTGCTTCTGATGAAAGGAGACGACGGCGGATTTAGCGGCATGCATTATGACAAATCCGTATACGCCCTTGATCGACATACCGGAAAAAATTTGTGGGAGATCCATGCAGGCTACGGCGCACTCCAAGCGCAGGTGGATACGAAGCGTGAAGGTGTAACGCTCTTTACGTCTTATACTCCGGGAGATCAAGAGTACAAAGACCGCATACGTCACATTAAACTATCGGATGGGAAAGTGCAGTGGGAGTACAAACCCGGCTCCAAACTTTCACTTCGTGGTATTACAGCTGCGGAACATGTTGTGGTGGTGGATAGCCCGGTTGCGGAAGGCTCCAGTCAGGGACGAATCACCGTGCTGAACAGTTCTAATGGCAAAACCCTCTGGACAAAGAAGCTAAGTGCCGGATACCAATTGTTCAACCAGACGGCAGATGACCCGCATGTGATGTATTGGGAGAAAAATCAACTGATTGCAGCCGACCCGCTATCAGGTCGTACGGTATGGAGTATCAAAACCGGTAAGCCTACTGTGGATCATATCGAGAATGATCCGTACTTCGACGGAATAACCCGGCTTGATCCATTCACGAAGGCACAGCCTGAACGTTGGATGCTGCTTGGGGATCAGTGGGTGTTAGTTGACCTGAATTCAGGCAAGAAACTCGCTCACTTTCAGGCTCGGAACGGACAGCGCTTCGAAGTCCTGAATGATGGCATGCTGTTGATCCGCGAAAATAAGCAAGGTGACCATTATGGAGATTATTTCGATTTTACAACGACACTGTATGATGCCAGGAACGATAAGAAAGTATGGACGTTAAACGACAAGGTCGAACGAGGGCTTGTGGAAGGTGATCAAATCGTTGTGATCAAGAACGGTTACCCGGCTGCACTGGATTATAATACGGGAAAAACACGCTGGGACGCACAACATACGATCTCTTCATTGAAATATCCTACCAACCAGGGGAGTTACCTGACCATTCATGACCAACTCCTGTTACCCATGGGTGACGATCTTCTGGTCATGAACAAAGAGGATGGTACGCTGGTTGGCCGCGTGTATGACGTGGTCATGGGATCACCGGAACACCGGGATCGGGATGCCAAGAATGGCACAATGAATCGGGTAGGGGATGAAATATACATCGGTTCCTCGAACGGGCGATTCAGCTTGTATCTTGCAAACGATTTAATAACAGATATCTCTCGTTAA